One region of Papaver somniferum cultivar HN1 unplaced genomic scaffold, ASM357369v1 unplaced-scaffold_15988, whole genome shotgun sequence genomic DNA includes:
- the LOC113337314 gene encoding F-box protein SKIP14-like, with amino-acid sequence MDAASALDTDGECPHKLLQLFPVSYLNLQDLHIDQPASRERITDDALLNLANRAQGNLRTLSLVKCSRITDDGLKRVLERNPGLIKLNIPGCTGLTVEGVLKCLKNLKTRNTPSGGIKQLRVGERYDVQEIHFEELKSLIGEDNCTQRSNVIKPRFYGQRYFQPCGDDDCAMDIEVCPRCQFFRMVYDCPAESCQGKKLEPQSCKACRFCISRCHQCGRCINDVELEETFRLEPVCSDCRNQCVIKIKDPNLTGIPSVELYRT; translated from the exons ATGGATGCTGCCAGTGCTTTAGATACGGATGGAGAATGCCCACACAAGCTGCTTCAGCTATTTCCCGTTAGCTATCTGAATTTACAGGATCTTCATATAGATCAGCCGGCATCGAGGGAACGGATCACAGACGATGCTCTTCTAAATCTAGCTAACAGAGCTCAAGGAAACTTGAGAACTTTGAGTCTGGTCAAGTGTTCTAGGATAACAGATGATGGTCTTAAACGTGTGCTCGAAAGAAATCCAGGATTAATCAAGTTGAATATTCCAGGATGCACCGGATTAACTGTTGAGGGGGTCCTGAAATGCTTGAAGAATCTCAAGACTAGAAATACACCATCAGGTGGGATTAAGCAGCTAAGAGTTGGCGAACGTTATGATGTGCAAGAGATACACTTCGAAGAGTTGAAGTCCTTAATCGGTGAGGATAATTGCACACAGAGGTCTAATGTTATAAAGCCGAGGTTCTATGGGCAGCGGTACTTCCAGCCTTGCGGTGATGATGATTGTGCCATGGATATTGAGGTTTGCCCGAGATGTCAGTTCTTCCGGATGGTTTATGATTGTCCAGCAGAGAGTTGCCAAGGTAAAAAGTTGGAACCTCAGTCCTGCAAGGCATGTAGATTTTGCATTTCACGGTGTCATCAATGTGGCCGGTGCATCAATGATGTCGAACTTGAGGAAACCTTTCGTTTAGAGCCTGTTTGCTCAGATTGCCGGAATCAG TGtgtcattaagattaaagatccTAATTTAACTGGGATCCCGTCAGTTGAACTTTATAGAACTTGA